The DNA region ACGGCATGCCGATATTTCCCTGGGGCATCGTCGTGGATCAGATGACCGGCGTCGGGAACGCGGACGTAGGTGGCCCGCTGCCCGGCCTGCTCGGCCATCGTCTGCATCTGCCCCGCCGGCGCCACCGAGTTGCCCGCCTCCAGCAGCAGCACCGGCGCCGGCACCGCCTGCCACTGCGCCCAGTAGTCGCGCACCCCCCACTGCGCTGCGATCTCGATCCACTTATGCGGATCACCGTGCAGGCGCCACCCGGTCGTCGTGCGGTCGAAGGCTTCCAGAAAGTAGCGTCCCGCAACCGGGCCGAACTCCTGATAGACCTGTTCGGCCGCGGTGAACTCGACCGGCAGCGCATGCAGCCACGGCTCCCAGGGCCCGGTGGTGCGGCCCCGGAAATCCGGTGCCATATCCTCGACGACGACGGCGTCCACCAGTTCTGGGTACGCCGCGGCCAGACACCACGAATGCAAGGCCCCCATCGAGTGGCCGATCATGGTGGCCGGTTCACCGAGATCGGCCACCGCGTTGCGCAGATCCTCGACGAACCGTTCCGTATTGACCGGGTGCTCGTCGCGTACCTCCCGTCCGCGGTGCCACGGCGCATCGTAGGTGTACACCCGCCCCAGCTCGGTCAGCCACGGCAACTGGCGCGACCAGGTGGAGCCGCGTCCCATCAGACCGTGCACCAGCACCAGCGGGCGGCCGGTGCCACCCCGGGCGGTCAACAGCTGCATAGGCTCATCATGGGCGATGGCCACGTCCGCGACACCCGGTAGCCTGAGAACCATGGCTGTTGTCAAGATCAACGCAATCGAGGTCCCGCCCAACGCCGGGCCCGAGTTGGAGAAGCGGTTTGCCCACCGCGCTCACGCGGTCGACAACCAACCCGGCTTCCTGGGCTTCCAGCTGCTGCGCCCGGTCAAGGGCGAGGACCGCTATTTCGTGGTGACACAGTGGGAGTCCGACGAGGCCTTCCAGGCCTGGGCGAACGGGCCCGCGGTCGAGGCACACGCCGGCGAGCGCAAGAACCCCGTGGCCACCGGCGCATCGCTGCTGGAGTTCGAGGTCGTGCTCGACGTTGCCGGGACCGACAACACGGGCTAGGGCGGGGACGCGACATCGCGCGGCCACGAAATTGGCCGCGCTGGCACTCGTCGCGGTCCTCGCCGGTGGGTGCACCGCCACCAGGACGGCGCCGGCCGACGGCGCCTACGGCGTGCCCATCGCGATCAACACCCCGCAGGGTCTGCGCGCCAAGCAGACCATGGACATGCTCAACAGCGACTGGCCGATCGGTGAGGTCGGTATCCGCACTCTGGCCGCCCCGGAGGTCGTCGAACATGTGGGCGTCACGCTGGACCGGATGTGGTGGGACCGCCCCTTCACCGTCACCGACGTCGACATCGGCGCAGGCAACGCCACCCTGCGGATCACCACGTCCTACGGGGTCGAGCAGAGCATCGACCTGCGCACCGACGACTCCAGCCTGGTCGACCGGTTCGCGGTCAGTCTGGTCAAGCCGGTCATCGAGCAGTTCTCCGACGTCGACGCCCAGCTGACCGACTCCGGCGCCCGATACTCCTACCAGGTCGCCAGGGTCGTCGACGGCCGGTGCGAGAAGGTGGCCGGCACCAACACAGACCTGTCGCTGCCGCTGGCCTCCATCTTCAAGCTCTACGTGCTGCTGGCGGTCGCCGAAGCGGTCAAAACCGGCGACGCACACTGGAACGACTCGCTGACGATCACCGCGAAAGCCAAGGCCGTCGGGTCCTCCGGGTTCGACCACCTGCCCCCTGGCGCCACCCTCACTGTCCGGCAGGCCGCCCAGCAGATGATCTCGGCCAGCGACAACATGGCCACCGATCTGCTCATCGGCCACCTTGGCCCCGGCGCTGTGGAGCGCGCGCTGGTGCTCGCCGGCCACCACGACCCGGCCAGCATGACGCCGTTCCCGACCATGCACCAGCTGTTCTCGGTCGGCTGGGGTAAGCCCGACGTGCGCGAACAGTGGAAACAGGCCTCGCCGCAAAAGCGCGCCCAGCTGCTTCAGCAGACCACCACCCGGCCCTACGAGCCGGACCCGGAACGCACCCACATGCCGGCCTCTGACATCGGCGCGGAGTGGTACGGCAGCGCCTCGGACATCTGCCGCCTGCACGCGGCGCTGCAGAAGGCAGCGGTGGGCGAGGCCGCTCCGGTCGTCGACGTCCTCTCGGCGGTCCCCGGCATCGACCTGGACCGCACCATCTGGCCCTACATCGGCGCCAAGGCCGGCAATCTGCCCGGCGATCTGACCTTCAGCTGGTATGCCGTCGACCGGACCGGGCAGCCGTGGGTGGTCAGCATGCAGTCCAATTGGCCGCAGTACCGCAGCCAGACCGCCGCGGCATGGCTGCTGTCGATGGCTGAGCAGATGTTCGCTCTCGTTCAACCCTGACCGTCCCGGGAGAGTACGCTCCACCTGCTGCGGTGTACGGGAACCCGGTGTGAGACCGGGGCGGCCCTCGCCACTGTGAACGGGGAGCCGGTGTCCTCCATGCCACTGCCCGCGCTCGACGCGCGGGTGGGAAGGCGGATACCGGCGCACCGGGCCCCTGAAGGGTGAGCCGGTGGATCCGTGAGCCAGGAGACCGGCCGTGGCACCGACACACGATGCCCACGAGGTGCTGGGCAGAAAGGCACGGCTATATACATGCACATCGCAGAGGGTTTCCTGCCCCCGGCGCACGCGTTGGCCTGGACCATCGCGGCGGCGCCGTTCGTCGTCCACGGGGCCAGACAGGTCGTCGTCACCGTCAAGCGCCACCCGTCGTCGGGTCCGCTGCTGGCAGCGGTCGGCGCGTTCTCCTTCGTCATGTCGGCGATCAAGTTGCCGTCGGTGACGGGCTCGAG from Mycobacterium sp. SMC-4 includes:
- a CDS encoding alpha/beta fold hydrolase; this translates as MQLLTARGGTGRPLVLVHGLMGRGSTWSRQLPWLTELGRVYTYDAPWHRGREVRDEHPVNTERFVEDLRNAVADLGEPATMIGHSMGALHSWCLAAAYPELVDAVVVEDMAPDFRGRTTGPWEPWLHALPVEFTAAEQVYQEFGPVAGRYFLEAFDRTTTGWRLHGDPHKWIEIAAQWGVRDYWAQWQAVPAPVLLLEAGNSVAPAGQMQTMAEQAGQRATYVRVPDAGHLIHDDAPGKYRHAVQAFLTTLDPSRVRKSSGSTGTCR
- the mhuD gene encoding mycobilin-forming heme oxygenase MhuD, encoding MAVVKINAIEVPPNAGPELEKRFAHRAHAVDNQPGFLGFQLLRPVKGEDRYFVVTQWESDEAFQAWANGPAVEAHAGERKNPVATGASLLEFEVVLDVAGTDNTG
- a CDS encoding serine hydrolase, giving the protein MPGPTTRARAGTRHRAATKLAALALVAVLAGGCTATRTAPADGAYGVPIAINTPQGLRAKQTMDMLNSDWPIGEVGIRTLAAPEVVEHVGVTLDRMWWDRPFTVTDVDIGAGNATLRITTSYGVEQSIDLRTDDSSLVDRFAVSLVKPVIEQFSDVDAQLTDSGARYSYQVARVVDGRCEKVAGTNTDLSLPLASIFKLYVLLAVAEAVKTGDAHWNDSLTITAKAKAVGSSGFDHLPPGATLTVRQAAQQMISASDNMATDLLIGHLGPGAVERALVLAGHHDPASMTPFPTMHQLFSVGWGKPDVREQWKQASPQKRAQLLQQTTTRPYEPDPERTHMPASDIGAEWYGSASDICRLHAALQKAAVGEAAPVVDVLSAVPGIDLDRTIWPYIGAKAGNLPGDLTFSWYAVDRTGQPWVVSMQSNWPQYRSQTAAAWLLSMAEQMFALVQP